The genomic interval TGCTCAGCCGGATCACCGACGTCAACGTGGCGATGCCGCTGATGGTGATCGCGCTCGCGCTGCTCGCCGTGGTGCCGCCGGAGTTTCCGCGTCCGGTGCTGATCGCGCTGGTCGTCGGGCTGATCAACTGGGCCGGTACGTCGAAGATCGTGCGCGCGCAGACGCTGGCGCTGAAGTCGCTGGACTACGTCTCCGCGGCCAGGCTCAGCGGCTGGGGTAAGTGGCGGATCGCGCGGCGCGAGATGCTGCCGTCGCTGGCCGCGCCCGTCATCACGTACTCCGCGCTGCTGCTGCCGCAGAACATCACCGTCGAGGCCGCGCTGTCGTTCCTGGGCGTCGGCATCAAACCGCCGACGCCGTCGTGGGGGCAGATGCTCACCGACGCCGACGTCTGGTACCAGGCGGCGCCCTCGTACCTGCTCATCCCCGCGGCCCTGCTGTTCGTCACGGTCCTCGCGCTGACGGTGCTGGGTGAGGGCGTCCGTACGGCGCTCGACCCCCGGTCGCGGTCGCGGCTGGGGAACGTACGACGCGCATCCCTCTTCCGCCGCTCCAGCAAGGAGGGTGCCCAGTGACCGGTTTCCTGCTGCGCAGGCTCGGCGGGGCGGTCTTCGTCCTGGCCGCGCTGAGCGTCTTCCTGTACCTCGTCTTCTACGTCGCTCCGGGCGACGTCGCGCAGATCGCCTGCGGTCCGCGCTGCTCGCCCGTCCAAGTGGCGCAGGTCCGGGAGCAGTTGCGCCTGGACGACCCGCTCTGGCTCCAGTACGCGCACTTCGTGCAGGGCGTCTTCGCGGGCCGCGACTACTCCTCCGGGATCGGCGTGCTGCACTGCGACGCGCCGTGCCTGGGGGTCTCGTACCAGAGCGACCAGCAGGTCACCCAGCTGATCCTGAGCAAGCTGCCCGTCACCGGCTCCCTGGTGATCGGCGCGTTCGCGCTGTGGCTGCTGCTGGGCGTCGGCACCGGGCTGCTGTCCGTTTGGCGGCGCGGCCGTCCCACGGAGCGGGTGCTGACCTGGCTCACGCTCGCCGGGACCGCGACGCCCGTCTTCGTGATCGGGCTGCTGCTGATCATCGTGTTCTGCTCGACGCTCCAGTGGCTGCCCTTCCCGACGTACGTGCCGTTCGGCGAGAACCCGGAGCAGTGGGCGTGGAACCTGCTGCTGGCCTGGGTCTCCCTGGCGGCGATCGAGTCCGCCAAGTACGCCAGGCTCACCCGGAGTTCCATGCTGGAGACGCTCGCCGAGGATCACGTGCGGACGTTCCGTGCGTACGGGGTGAGTGAGCGCGCGCTCGTCGGGCGGCACGCCCTGCGGGGTGCGGTCGCACCCGTGATCGCGCTGAGCGCGCTCGACTTCGGGTCGATGTTCGGCGGGGCCGTGCTCACCGAGTCGCTGTTCGGACTGCCGGGCCTGGGACGGGAGTTGGTGGAGGCGGTCAAGGTCGTCGATCTGCCGGTGGTCGTCGGGATGGTCCTGGTGACGGGGTTCTTCGTGGTGCTGGCCAATGCCGTCGCGGACCTGCTGTACGCGGTGGCCGACCGACGGGTGGTGCTCGCATGAGCGAGAACAGCGGGAACAGCGGGAACAACGGGAACGGCACAAACGGCACAAACGGCGCGAACAGCGCGAACTTCGTGGTGGAGGTGGAGGGGCTCTCCGTCACCTTCCCCGGTGACACCGCGGACCAGGACGTCGCCGCCGTGCGGGACCTGTCGTTCTCGCTGCCCGAAGGCGGAGCGCTCGCCCTGGTCGGCGAGTCCGGCTCGGGAAAGAGCGCCACCGCGTTCGCCCTGCTCGGGCTGCACCGGGGCACCGACGCCCGGGTCGAGGGCTCGCTGAAGGTGGCCGGTGTGGACGTGGGCGGGGCCTCCGACGCCGAACTGCGGGCGCTGCGGGGCGCGAAGGCCGCGATGGTGTTCCAGGACCCGCTGTCGTCGCTGGATCCGTACTACGCCGTCGGCGACCAGATCG from Streptomyces sp. NBC_00237 carries:
- a CDS encoding ABC transporter permease codes for the protein MTGFLLRRLGGAVFVLAALSVFLYLVFYVAPGDVAQIACGPRCSPVQVAQVREQLRLDDPLWLQYAHFVQGVFAGRDYSSGIGVLHCDAPCLGVSYQSDQQVTQLILSKLPVTGSLVIGAFALWLLLGVGTGLLSVWRRGRPTERVLTWLTLAGTATPVFVIGLLLIIVFCSTLQWLPFPTYVPFGENPEQWAWNLLLAWVSLAAIESAKYARLTRSSMLETLAEDHVRTFRAYGVSERALVGRHALRGAVAPVIALSALDFGSMFGGAVLTESLFGLPGLGRELVEAVKVVDLPVVVGMVLVTGFFVVLANAVADLLYAVADRRVVLA
- a CDS encoding ABC transporter permease; the protein is MSEALLAQEVGTAPAAVPASGARQFWRRLRAQRAAVVAASVVALLVLVALAAPLLAALEGQDPNTFHPSLVDSAAGGVPLGSFGGISAEHWLGVEPQTGRDLFARVVYGARVSLGVAVFATLLQVFIGVVVGLAAGLGNRAVDQVLSRITDVNVAMPLMVIALALLAVVPPEFPRPVLIALVVGLINWAGTSKIVRAQTLALKSLDYVSAARLSGWGKWRIARREMLPSLAAPVITYSALLLPQNITVEAALSFLGVGIKPPTPSWGQMLTDADVWYQAAPSYLLIPAALLFVTVLALTVLGEGVRTALDPRSRSRLGNVRRASLFRRSSKEGAQ